Proteins encoded within one genomic window of Anomalospiza imberbis isolate Cuckoo-Finch-1a 21T00152 unplaced genomic scaffold, ASM3175350v1 scaffold_69, whole genome shotgun sequence:
- the LOC137467593 gene encoding LOW QUALITY PROTEIN: class II histocompatibility antigen, B-L beta chain-like (The sequence of the model RefSeq protein was modified relative to this genomic sequence to represent the inferred CDS: inserted 2 bases in 1 codon; deleted 1 base in 1 codon; substituted 1 base at 1 genomic stop codon), translating into MGRVAAAGAVLVALVVLGAPPAAGAELSGVFQYVGKSECHFMNGTEKVRYLSRFIYNREQYAMFDCDVGHFLGFTPYGETAARYWNSDPDVMEQKRAAADWLCRYNHDYLSPFLTERRVSPSVPISLVPSSSQPGXWSVMDFXPAHTQLRWFQGQQELSVVATDMVPNKDWTYQLLVLLETPPWRGLTCSCQVEHVRLEHPLSQHWEMPLDAARSKMLSGIGGSELGFIFLALGLSF; encoded by the exons atggggcgagtggcggcagctggggccgtactggtggcactggtggtgctgggagcccccccggctgcgggcgcggagctct caggggtgtTCCAGTACGTGGGAAAGTCCGAGTGTCACTTCATGAACGGCACGGAGAAGGTGAGGTACCTGAGCAGGTTCATCTACAATCGGGAGCAGTACGCGATGTTCGACTGCGACGTGGGGCACTTTTTGGGGTTCACCCCCTATggggagacagcagccaggtatTGGAACAGCGACCCAGACGTTATGGAGCAAAAAAGGGCTGCGGCGGACTGGCTGTGCCGGTACAACCACGATTATCTCAGCCCGTTCCTCACGGAGCGCCGAG tgtccccaagcgTGCCCATCTCGCTGGTGCCCTCGAGCTCCCAGCCGGG CTGGTCCGTGATGGATTTCTAGCCTGCccacacccagctgaggtggttccAGGGCCAGCAA GAGCTCTCTGTGGTGGCCACCGACATGGTCCCCAACAAGGACTGGACctaccagctcctggtgctgttgGAAACACCCCCCTGGCGCgggctcacctgcagctgccaagTGGAGCACGTCAGACTGGAGCACCCCCTGAGCCAGCACTGGG AGATGCCACTGGATGCCGCCCGCAGCAAGATGCTGTCAGGAATCGGGGGCTCCGAGTTGGGCTTCATCTTCCTGGCGCTGGGGCTCAGCTTCTAG